One window of Plasmodium relictum strain SGS1 genome assembly, chromosome: 14 genomic DNA carries:
- a CDS encoding CAMP-dependent protein kinase regulatory subunit, putative, whose product MGNVCTWRQGKGKSADENLSIKKEKEIQNKLGQNNENVRNDNIVSENNRNTEKKDFLLKEPSIHKREEENDSKQTKTNNDSTESKDSSKLNKQVVITLNKNQIINEEYSSDGDETEFHSEIDNNEIEKKESDIANIEVRQNKRLSVSAEAYGEWNKKKENFVAKVYEKDEEEKLKIREALNESFLFNHLNEKEFETILNAFFDNNVKQGVNIINEGDDGDLLYVIDQGEVEIYKTKDNKKEILTILKSKDVFGELALLYNSKRAATATALTDCHLWALDRESFTYIIKDNVAKKRQMYEDILKQVTILKDMDPYERSKVADCLKSKNYSDEEIIIKEGEEGDTFYMLIDGNAIALKNDKVIKTYNKGDYFGELALLKNQPRAATVKCQKSCQVVYLDRKSFKRLLGPVEDILYRNVENYKDVLKQLGLDITCIEGN is encoded by the exons ATGGGCAATGTGTGCACATG GAGACAAGGGAAAGGTAAATCGGCGGATGAAAATTTATCaattaaaaaggaaaaggaaatacaaaataaactaggacaaaataatgaaaatgtaaGAAATGATAATATCGTTTcagaaaataatagaaatactGAAAAGAAGgactttttattaaaagaaccTTCAATACATAAAAGAGAAGAAGAGAATGACTCAAAACAAACTAAAACAAATAATGACAGTACAGAAAGTAAAGATAGTTCCAAACTAAATAAGCAAGTTGTTAttactttaaataaaaatcaaataatta ATGAAGAATATTCAAGTGATGGAGATGAAACAGAATTTCATAGTGAAATAGACAATAATGAgatagaaaaaaaggaatctGACATTGCAAATATAGAGGTAAgacaaaataaaagattatCTGTTAGCGCCGAAGCATATGGCGAATGGAAcaagaaaaaggaaaattttgTGGCAAAAGTATATGAAAAAGATGAGGaagaaaaattgaaaatacgTGAAGCATTAAATGAGTCGTTTTTATTTAAtcatttaaatgaaaaagaatttGAAACTATTTTAAATGCATTTTTTGACAATAACGTAAAACAAGGtgtgaatataataaatgaagGAGATGATGGGGATTTATTATACGTAATAGATCAGGGGGAAGTGGAAATATACAAAACTAAAgataacaaaaaagaaatattgaCAATATTAAAGTCAAAAGATGTATTTGGTGAATTAGCATTATTGTATAATTCAAAAAGAGCAGCAACAGCTACAGCTTTGACTGATTGCCATTTATGGGCACTCGATAGAGAATCTTTTACTTacataataaaagataatgtAGCAAAAAAAAGGCAAATGTATGaagatattttaaaacaaGTTACTATATTAAAAGATATGGATCCATACGAAAGATCAAAAGTAGCTGATTGTTTGaaatcaaaaaattattctgatgaagaaattataattaaagaaGGAGAAGAAGGAGATACTTTTTATATGCTAATTGATGGAAATGCTATAGCTCTTAAAAATGATAAGgtaattaaaacatataataAAGGAGATTATTTTGGTGAGTTAgctcttttaaaaaatcaacCAAGAGCTGCTACTGTAAAGTGCCAAAAATCTTGTCAAGTTGTTTACTTAGATAGAAAAAGTTTTAAAAGATTATTAGGTCCAGTTGAAGatatattatatagaaatgtagaaaattacaaagatgtttTAAAACAATTAGGATTAGACATAACTTGTATTGAAGGAAATTAA
- a CDS encoding nucleus export protein BRR6, putative, producing MNINENKMPLVPIEESKHYSFSEENDTINLENNSNDLNSIQNFLISNASNNGSVKCDNKKNESLLKKDNVNFNLIKRKKGTIRKDPRSSNNIIIGNIRNNKKINMKRRFLMNYGDYNTNASELSDIKDFENDSYIHENSHMLLYDHKFREFPRRKIEQRSEKIRNFFVYSPDIIQKWIRVIFNIIITSLIVVLIYFIFISVREDINKKVAIQVQNVKEESISCKKQYNAHKCGTVNLPLLNEKCEEWLKCMKTDHNLYQDISFLSAQMLGQIINAFIVQFEWKSICVIAFIFLLIFIGSNYALSIGGSRQNGDYNSLNSNTTSIPPFPYYQFYPIMPPPLNYNNSTHADIPYMSIPSQNKIFQNNNYSRNPYYYQNNYSNLNEDNTMNHSVSRNKDFSEDYNSSKKDNKKSSKRLGFLKYLTRDIK from the coding sequence atgaatataaatgaaaataaaatgccATTAGTTCCCATTGAAGAATCTAAACATTATTCTTTCAGTGAAGAAAATGACACTATAAACCTTGAAAACAATtcaaatgatttaaatagtattcaaaattttcttataagTAATGCATCAAATAATGGTTCGGTAAAAtgtgataataaaaaaaatgaatcgttattaaaaaaagataatgtaaattttaatttgataaaaagaaaaaaaggaacaATAAGAAAAGATCCACGTAgtagtaataatataattattggtaatattagaaataataagaaaataaatatgaaaagaaggtttttaatgaattatgGGGATTATAATACCAATGCATCTGAATTATCTGATATAAAAGATTTTGAAAACGATTCATATATTCATGAAAATAGTCATATGCTTTTGTACGATCATAAATTTAGAGAATTTCCTAGAAGGAAAATAGAACAGAGAAGTGAAAAAATTCggaatttttttgtttattcaCCAGATATTATACAAAAATGGATAAgagttatatttaatattataataacatCATTAATAGttgttttaatatattttatatttatatctgTTAGagaagatataaataaaaaggtaGCAATTCAAGTACAAAATGTAAAAGAAGAATCTATCTCATGTAAAAAACAGTATAATGCTCATAAATGTGGAACAGTTAATTTACCTCTTTTAAATGAGAAATGTGAAGAATGGTTAAAATGTATGAAAACTGATCACAACTTATATCAAGACATCTCTTTTTTATCAGCACAAATGCTAGGTCAAATCATTAATGCTTTTATTGTCCAGTTTGAATGGAAAAGTATTTGTGTTattgcttttatttttcttcttatttttattggtAGTAATTATGCATTGTCTATAGGAGGAAGTAGACAGAATGGAGATTATAATTCACTTAACTCCAACACTACTAGTATACCTCCTTTTCCTTATTATCAATTTTATCCAATCATGCCTCCAcctttaaattataataattcaaCTCATGCTGATATACCATATATGAGTATACCTtctcaaaataaaatatttcagAATAATAATTACTCTAGGAATCcttattattatcaaaataattattctaatttaaatgaagacAATACAATGAATCATTCAGTATCACGAAACAAAGATTTCTCTGAAGATTATAACTCTTCCAAGAAAGATAACAAAAAAAGTTCCAAAAGATTAggttttttaaaatatttaacaagagacataaaataa